The window AAGCGGAGAAGGCGGAGTCAAAGGCCTGAAAATGTCGGCTGAATGTAGCTTTACTGTAGACGTAAAGAGGCGTGCCGAACTGTCGGGCCAGATCTTCCACTGGAATGTCTTCGGCATGCAAGCGGCCGTTGTGGTATTCGAAATGATGCATGATTACTCCTTGGGATTGCTGGATACAGCGCTAGCGGGCATGACCGGCCCCGCCACGGTGTCGCCTGGCCGCAGACGGGTGGCCCCCGTGAGCCGCCACCGGTATTGCCGGTCAGGGTCAAGACCGCAGTAGCTCAGTGAAAGTATGCTATCCTTCAATAGAAGCTGGGGATCTCCAGGTAGATACTCGATGCGCTGGTCGGGTGAAAACGGGCAGTCAGGACAACCATCGGGAGCCTCGATTTGCAAGAATAGGGCGCGGGCAGCTCCAATGTTGCCTTGTACATCAGCGTTCACCAGCAGGCATTTCCCTTGGCGGCGACCTTGGACCTTAGCAAAAGAGAAGGTCTCCTCCTCAAGGTTTGGTCTAGGCCACCTCTTGTTGCCGCAGGATATCGATGAGGCAAAAAGGATGACCATCATTGCCGCAAGCAGGAAATTTCTCATGAGCCTGATTCCTCGTCAATGCGGTTTTTCCAGGTCTGGAGGAGGTTTAATGCTTCAAGCGGTGTCAGGCGATCAACCTTGATTTCCCGCAATTCCTGTATCAGCGGGTGTTCCGCTGCCTTGGCTGTCGCTGTTACCTTGCCAGGCTTGCCCCCCATGCCAGGCAGCAATGTTTGGCAGGACAAGGTTCGCGGCGAATCGGGCGCATCACCACTCTTGGCTCGTTCCAATTCGGAGAGTATTTCGCGCGCTCGTCGCACCACGCTGTCCGGCACGCCAGCCAGCCGGGCCACTTCGATGCCGTAACTGCGGTCAGAGGGGCCAGGCACGAGCCGGCGCAGAAAAATGATGTCGCCTTTCCATTCCTTGATGGCCACGGTGTAGTTGCGTACGCCGGGCATACGTCCTTCCAATGCCGTAAGCTCATGATAGTGCGTGGCGAAGAGGGTGCGGATGGCGCCCTTACCCCGGCGCGCGAATTCCTCCACCACGGCCCAGGCCAAGGCCAAGCCATCGAAGGTGCTCGTGCCCCGGCCTATTTCGTCCAAAATGACTAGGCTGCGCATAGTGGCTTGGCGCAGGATGCGCGCAGTTTCCATCATCTCGACCATGAACGTGGACTGCCCTTGGGCCAGGTTGTCCGATGCTCCTACACGAGAGAAGACTCGATCAACCAGGCCGATATCCGCCTCGGACGCAGGCACGTAGGAACCCATCTGGGCCATGATGCAAATGATGGCGGACTGGCGCAGGATGGTGGACTTGCCGGCCATGTTGGGACCGGTAATAAGCATGAGCCGGCAGAACTCGTCCAGGCGCAGGTCGTTGGGGATGAAGTTGCCTCGACCTTGGACCTGCTCGACCACGGGATGACGGCCTCCTCTGATGCGCAACTCCAAGCCTTCGTGCAGCCTCGGCCTAAGCCACTCGTTGCGCCGAGCGACCTCGGCCATTGATTGCCAATAGTCCAGTGTTGCCAGAGCTTCAGCCATGACCATGAAGCGCGGCCTGGCTTTGGCTACGGTTTCGCGCAACTTTTGAAACAGCTTGTATTCCAAGCTCTTGAGTATTTCCGCAGCAGTAAGAATTTTCTCCTCCAGCTCTTTAAGGGCTGGAGTCACATAACGTTCGGCGTTGGCCAAGGTTTGGCGACGGATGAAATGCTCGGGCGCGCGATCGTGAACGGCCTTTGACAACTCCAGGTAGTAGCCGAAAACCCGGTTGTAGCCCAACCTAAGCTTGGGCAGGTCGTTCTCGCGCTGTTCGACCTCCAGAAGTTCCTTGAGCTTGGCCTCGCCATGCTCGCTCAACTCGAGTAGCTCGTCCAACTCAGAGTCAAAGCCGGGCTTGAACAAACCTCCCTCTGTGATCACCGGAGGAGGATTGTCGGACAGGGCGCGATTAAGCAGGTCGCGGATGTCTTCCAGGTCATCCCATGCCGAGAGAATCTTGGCGGCTTCCGTTGGAAGGTCGCCACCTGTTGATACCAGTGCCTGGCGGACCTCCGGCAATACAGCCAAGCTTTCACGCAAGGCCAGGTAGTCTTTGGGGGCTGCGCGCCCCAGAAAAACACGCGTGGAAAGCCGTTCAAGATCATAGACCCGCTCCAGGGCCATACGCAGCCGTCCGCGCTGCTCATCTCCAGCAAAAAGCCACGCTACGGCCTCCTGTGTCGCCAGAATAGGCGCCAACATGCGCCAGGGCTGCCGAAGTCGCGATTCGAGCAGTCTGCCGCCCATGGCCGTCATGGTTTCGTCCAGCACATGGCGTAACGTTCCCCGGCCTGTTTTGCCATCCAGGCGGCGGAATAACTCCAGGTTGCGTTCGGTCACCTCATCAAGGATGAGGTGGTCGCCCAAATTGAGCGGACGAAACGCACCCAGATGCCCTAGCTCATCATGCCTCTGAGTCTGACGCAGGTAGCACAGGAGGGCGCCGCAGCAACGGGCCAATTCGGGTTTGTCCTCCAGGTCGAGAACTGAGAGATCGGCTACTCCCAAAACCTTAGGCAATTCTCGCCTTGCCGCGGCCAGGTCGAAGGCGGGCAGAGCAGGGAGTCTGTTCACTTGCTTGGCAGCCTCGGCATATTGAGGCAGGACCTCATGACCAAGTGGCAGAAGCAGTTCGCGTGGTCCAAGTTTGGCCGTCCATTGCCATAGGATTTCAGCGCGACGGCTAGCCAAGCCACTCCATTCTCCGGTGGAGAAATCGACCCAGGCCAGAGCGCCGGCACCCTTATCCGCATCCCACCACAAAGCGGCCAGATAGTTGTGTGACTTAGATGCGAGGTTGGCATCCTCTATGACTGTACCGGGAGTGAGTACGCGGGTTACTGCCCGGCGCACCAATCCTTTGGCCTGCTTCGGATCTTCCACCTGATCACAGATGGCGACCCTGTAACCCTTTTCCAAGAGTTGGGTTAGGTAGCCGTCCACAGAGTGGTGGGGCACGCCGCACATTGGCACTTTGGTTTCGGAATTGGGATTGCGGCTGGTCAGGGCGATCTGCAGCTCCCGGGCCGCGATCTGGGCGTCTTCAAAGAAGACTTCATAGAAGTCGCCCATACGATAGAAGAGCAAGGCATCCGGGTATTCCTGCTTAATACCGAGATACTGCTCGAACATG is drawn from Desulfocurvibacter africanus subsp. africanus DSM 2603 and contains these coding sequences:
- the mutS gene encoding DNA mismatch repair protein MutS; the protein is MSSAPKLTPMFEQYLGIKQEYPDALLFYRMGDFYEVFFEDAQIAARELQIALTSRNPNSETKVPMCGVPHHSVDGYLTQLLEKGYRVAICDQVEDPKQAKGLVRRAVTRVLTPGTVIEDANLASKSHNYLAALWWDADKGAGALAWVDFSTGEWSGLASRRAEILWQWTAKLGPRELLLPLGHEVLPQYAEAAKQVNRLPALPAFDLAAARRELPKVLGVADLSVLDLEDKPELARCCGALLCYLRQTQRHDELGHLGAFRPLNLGDHLILDEVTERNLELFRRLDGKTGRGTLRHVLDETMTAMGGRLLESRLRQPWRMLAPILATQEAVAWLFAGDEQRGRLRMALERVYDLERLSTRVFLGRAAPKDYLALRESLAVLPEVRQALVSTGGDLPTEAAKILSAWDDLEDIRDLLNRALSDNPPPVITEGGLFKPGFDSELDELLELSEHGEAKLKELLEVEQRENDLPKLRLGYNRVFGYYLELSKAVHDRAPEHFIRRQTLANAERYVTPALKELEEKILTAAEILKSLEYKLFQKLRETVAKARPRFMVMAEALATLDYWQSMAEVARRNEWLRPRLHEGLELRIRGGRHPVVEQVQGRGNFIPNDLRLDEFCRLMLITGPNMAGKSTILRQSAIICIMAQMGSYVPASEADIGLVDRVFSRVGASDNLAQGQSTFMVEMMETARILRQATMRSLVILDEIGRGTSTFDGLALAWAVVEEFARRGKGAIRTLFATHYHELTALEGRMPGVRNYTVAIKEWKGDIIFLRRLVPGPSDRSYGIEVARLAGVPDSVVRRAREILSELERAKSGDAPDSPRTLSCQTLLPGMGGKPGKVTATAKAAEHPLIQELREIKVDRLTPLEALNLLQTWKNRIDEESGS